The Phormidium yuhuli AB48 DNA window CGCACCATCATGGAGAAGGGTACTCGTTTGAAAAATCGTTTGTAGCAGTTCCTTGGAGACCTCGGCATTCAGTTTAACACCTGGCACTGAAAAATCTCGTTCATCAATCGGTTGCCGGGTTTCCATGACAATAATCGCCCCGGTGCGGTTTTGCGAGAGTTCCTTGACCGCATCCACCACCTCGTCCACAATACTGTCAGATTTTGGCAAACTGTCCCGGGATGACTGAAAGAGTCCCGATAAGTCCCCCCGTCCGAGTTGTTCGAGCAATTGCCGAAATTCTGATTGTAGGGTGACGGCCATGGCCACCGCCGAGATAATGGCAATCTTGTCGAGGACAAAGTGCAGCAAGGTCAGATTTAAGGCATTGCCGATCGCCGCCGCTACAATTAAAAACACTAGACCCTGTACCATCCAGAGGGTGCGCCGCTCACTCACCACCACCAAAATGGTATAGGTCAACAGAAAGACTAAGCCAACGTCAATGATGACCCAGGATTGTTGTACCAAGCGCCACAGCATCAGCTGAGTCCCACTTGAATTTGCTAACCATTGTTGCCACAGAGATTCCATTGAACTCTGGTCTATTCCTCGTACTGCTCGCTACCCAAATCCATTACTAACGTACCAGTCCTGAGTGGGCGACTCAGGACTGAAATCACACCGTCACGGCCCGTTACGAACCGTAAGATTCGCCCCTAAGACCCTTGATTGGGAACCAAGCGTTCCGGTAAGCGATCTTGACGCAGCAGATCCTCGTAGGTTTCTCGCTGTAAAATCAGATTCGCTTCTCCCTCGCAGACCAAAACCGCCGCCGGGCGAGGGAGTCGGTTATAGTTGGAAGACATACTGTAATTGTATGCCCCGGTTCCTAGGACGACGAGGGTATCCCCCGCTTCCGTGGCGGGTAGTTTCGCGTCAGCAATGACCACATCTCCCGACTCGCAATGCTTCCCAGCTACAGTAACGGTTTCCGTCGCCGGGGCGTTCATGCGATTGGCAATGACGGCCCGATACAGGGATTGATAGGTAATCGGCCGGGGATTGTCGGACATTCCACCATCCACGGTGATATACTCGCGCAATCCGGGAACGGTTTTGCGAGAGCCGATGCTGTAGGCCGTGACGCAAGCGGTGCCAATGAGCGATCGCCCCGGTTCACACAGAAGACGCGGTAAGGGTAGATTCGCCTCAGCACAGGCGCGAGTGAGGCGATCGCAGATGGTTTTCACCCAAGCTTCAATACTCGGGGGATCGTCCGCCTCGGTATAGCGAATCCCTAGGCCTCCACCCACATTTAACTCCGTCACCGGCAGATTATACCCTTGGGCCCGTTGCAGCCAAGATACCATGACATCGGGGAGATCATGATGGGGTTGCAACTCAAAAATTTGTGAGCCGATATGAGCATGGAGGCCAATACAGGTCAGACTCGGCTGCTTAGCAACGAATTGCAGCACCTCATCGAGTGAGTCTGGGTCAAAGCCAAATTTACTATCAATATGGCCCGTTTGAATATACTCATGGGTATGGCATTCAATGCCGGGGGTGAAGCGTAACATGACTCGCACCGGATTGGGGCGATCGCCCATTAACTCCACCAACAGGCGCAAATCCTGCCAGTTATCGGCCACCACCGTAATGCCCGACTCAATGGCATAGTTGAGTTCCTGGGCCGATTTATTATTGCCATGGAGATAAATGCGATCAGCAGGAACCCCCGCCTTGAGAGCCGTATAGAGTTCCCCCCCACTCACCACATCCGTCCCTAAGCCTTCACGAGCCACCAGGGCGCACACCGCCAAACAACTCCAAGCCTTGGAGGCAAACAGCACCAGACTGTCCCCCTCATAATAGCGAGCAAAGGCCTCACGATACTGACGACAGGCCATCCGTAGAGTCGTTTCATCCAGGATATAGAGAGGGGAGCCAAAGCGACGCACCAACGTCGGCACATCACAGCCGCCAATTTCTAGAGCATCATTCTTCCCGAGTCGTGTTGTCAGGGGGACTAAACTTTGATTGGGAGAGTTTGAGGCGATCGCCGTTTCCAAGAAGGTACGACCAGACAGAGGAGTTTCAAGAGAAGGAGTCGAGACCATAGACACTGAGAAAGGAGCAAATAGATATCAAGTACGGTGAGTCGGGCTAAGCCATCGGGAGACCATCGAGCCACCCCAGCCTCTCAATGGGGGCAGTGGCTCGGCCTGTCCCGTATTATTAGTGTACGATGAAGGGCTACCAATCCTAAATCCTTTATCGCATTGATGTTGTGACTTCTCTGGTGCTACAGCCCCTCACCCCCGAGCAATTAGAGTCAATTCTCCATCTCGATCAGGTCTGTTTCGGTGGACTATGGAGCCAAGACGGCTATCAGCGAGAACTCGATAGCCCGAACAGTATTTTGCTGGGAATCCAGAAACCGGAGCAGCCCGATCCCCTCTTGGCCCTAGGATGTCTTTGGGCCATCCTTGATGAAGCCCATCTCACCATCCTGGCCGTCCATCCTGACTATCGCCGTCGAGGCCTGGGGCAATTAATGCTCTGGGGGTTACTCTGGGCCGCTCGTGAGCGTCAACTGAGTCGGGCCACCCTAGAAGTCAACGCCAACAATCAAGCCGCGCGATCGCTCTATGAGCAATTTGGCTTTCGAGAAGCGGGCCGGCGACGGGGGTACTATAGCAATGGGGATGATGCGTTAATTTTGTGGTTAAGTGGGCTACAAAATAGCAATTTCTTACAAAAATTAGAGCAATGGGATCGGCATATTCAACATCGGATGGCGACCTGGGGCGGAAAAATCCTAAAACCTTGTTAAATTCCCTCAAAATCCCCCGAGAAAGCATCCCGGTGCTATAACCAGAGCAAGTTGATAGCAAGACTTGAGTCAGGTTTGCTATGCTAATTCAAACACGACAACTAGCCTCTGTAGAACGAGTCCCCCGCCTTAAACACTGTTCGGTATCGGAAGTAAGCCATGTTTGAACGATTTACAGAAAAAGCCATTAAAGTCATCATGCTCGCTCAGGAGGAAGCCCGCCGCCTGGGACATAACTTCGTGGGTACGGAGCAAATCCTCCTCGGATTAATCGGTGAGGGGACCGGCGTAGCCGCCAAAGTCCTCAAGTCGATGGGTGTGAATCTAAAAGACGCTCGCATTGAAGTTGAGAAAATTATCGGTCGTGGCTCCGGCTTCGTGGCGGTGGAGATTCCCTTCACCCCCCGAGCCAAGCGAGTCTTAGAACTCTCCCTAGAAGAAGCTCGCCAACTGGGTCACAATTATATCGGTACGGAACACTTGCTCTTGGGTCTTATCCGTGAAGGGGAAGGGGTCGCCGCCCGAGTTCTGGAAAATCTCGGGGTCGATCTCTCCAAGGTTCGCACCCAAGTGATTCGCATGTTGGGTGAAACCGCTGAAGTGGCGGCAGGGTCCAGTGGCGGACGTACCAAAACCCCCACCCTGGATGAGTTTGGCTCTAATCTCACTCAGCTGGCTGGGGAAGGAAAACTCGATCCCGTCGTGGGCCGTCAGAAAGAAATCGAGCGGGTGATTCAGATTTTGGGTCGCCGCACCAAGAACAACCCAGTGCTGATTGGGGAACCTGGAGTCGGGAAAACGGCGATCGCCGAAGGACTGGCGCAACGGATCTGCACCAACGATATCCCCGATATCCTGGAAGAAAAGCGCGTCGTCACCCTCGACATTGGTTTACTGGTGGCCGGAACCAAGTACCGGGGTGAGTTCGAGGAACGGCTCAAGAAAATCATGGACGAGATTCGCCAAGCCTCAAATGTGATTCTCGTCATTGATGAGGTTCACACTCTGATTGGGGCCGGGGCCGCCGAAGGGGCCATTGACGCCGCCAACATTCTCAAACCGGCTCTCGCGCGGGGTGAACTGCAATGTATTGGCGCCACCACCCTGGATGAGTATCGTAAGCATATTGAGCGGGATGCGGCTCTCGAACGTCGGTTCCAGCCGGTGATGGTGGGTGAACCCACGGTGGATGAAACCATCGAAATCCTCTACGGCTTGCGGGAACGCTATGAACAGCACCACAAGCTGAAAATTGACGATCTGGCCCTGGAAGCCGCCGCCAAACTCTCCGATCGCTATATCAGCGATCGCTATCTCCCGGACAAAGCCATCGACCTCATCGATGAAGCAGGCTCTCGGGTGCGCTTATTAGAGTCTCAACTTCCCCCCGCCGCCAAAGAACTGGACAAGGAATTGCGCCAGGTTCTCAAAGACAAAGACGATGCGGTGCGTTCTCAGGACTTCGACAAAGCCGGTGGCCTGCGCGATCGCGAAATGGAAATCAAAGCCGAAATTAAGGCGATCGCCCAAAGCCGTAAAAACGAGAACACCAACAACAGCGAGGATTCTCCCACCGTCGGCGAAGAGGACATCGCCCATATCGTCGCCAGTTGGACCGGCGTTCCCGTCAACAAACTCACCGAGTCCGAGTCCGAGAAGCTGCTGCACATGGAAGGAACCCTGCACCAGCGTCTGATTGGTCAAGACGAAGCCGTCCGCGCCGTCTCCCGCGCCATTCGTCGCGCTCGGGTGGGCCTGAAAAACCCCAACCGTCCCATTGCCAGTTTCATCTTCTCGGGACCGACTGGGGTTGGGAAAACGGAGTTAACCAAAGCCTTGGCCTCCTACTTCTTCGGCTCGGAAGAAGCCATGATTCGGCTGGATATGTCCGAATATATGGAACGTCACACCGTCTCTAAACTCATTGGCTCCCCTCCCGGCTATGTGGGCTATAACGAAGGTGGACAACTGACGGAAGCCGTGCGCCGTCGTCCCTACACGGTGATTCTCTTCGATGAGATTGAGAAGGCTCACCCCGATGTCTTCAATATGCTCCTGCAAATCCTCGAAGATGGTCGCCTCACCGACGCCAAAGGCCGCACCGTGGACTTCAAGAACACCTTGATTATCCTCACCTCCAACATCGGTTCCAAAGTCATTGAGAAAGGCGGCGGCAGTCTCGGCTTCGAGTTCGACGACGACAAAACCGAAGCGCAATACAACCGTATCCGCAACCTCGTCAACGAAGAACTCAAACAATACTTCCGTCCCGAGTTCCTCAACCGTCTCGACGAAATCATCGTCTTCCGTCAACTCACCAAAGAGGAAGTCAAGGAAATTGGCGATATCCTCCTCAAAGAAGTCTTTGCCCGTCTCCTGGAACAAGGCATTGACCTCAAGGTGACCGAGAAGTTCAAAGATCGTCTCGTGGAAGAAGGCTACAACCCCAGCTACGGAGCGCGTCCCTTACGTCGGGCCATCATGCGCCTCCTCGAAGACAGTCTGGCCGAGGAAATCCTCTCCGGACGGATTCAGGACGGCGACGGTGCCTTAGTGGATGTGGATGATGAGGGTAAAGTGGTCATCAAAAGCCAAGAACCCCAAGAACCCCAAGAAGACCTCTTAGTCTCCGCTGACTAAAGCGTCTCCCGTACCACACTTCCGATACTTTGTCAACCCCCGGTTCACTGGACTGGGGGGTTTTTTGCAGGGTTTTATTACTATATGACATAATAAATTTAAATGGGACAACCTAGGTTATACTGGAATAACGACCATAGAGGTGGGTTATTAGAAGGCAAAAGGGGGGAATCGCTCTCGGGCTTGTCCTCCGTGTCCTCCGTGACTCCGTGGTTCTCTCTTGCCTCTTGCCTCTTGCCTCTTGCCTCTTGCCTATTCCCTCTAAAACCATGACATCCACTCCATCCACGAACCCAACCGATCGCCTCCAAGCCGTTGACCCAGGCAGCGTCAGAATGCAGTTAGAGGCCGGAGAAATCCGGCTCATTGACGTGCGGGAACCCTCAGAACACGCCGGAGAAAACATTGCCGGTTCCCAACTGATACCCCTCTCTAACTTTAATCCTGAGGATATCCCGAGCGATCGCCCCTTTGTCCTCCATTGCCAAACGGGGACCCGTTCGGCCCAAGCCGCCCAAAAACTCTTCGCAGCGGGAGTTGAGCGCGTCAGCCACCTCGATGGCGGACTAAATGCCTGGAAACAAGCCGGTTATCCCACCGTGGTCAACAAAAATGCCCCCATTAGCATCATGCGCCAGGTGCAAATTGTGGCCGGCTCCTTAGTCCTCATCGGCACCCTCCTAGGAGCTTTTGTCGCCCCCGGATTTCTATTTCTCAGTGGCTTTGTCGGTGCGGGCTTGCTCTTTGCTGGAATTTCTAACACCTGCATGATGGCCCGCTTACTGGCCAAACTTCCCTACAATCAGCGGTTCTGAGGCTCCCACTGAGATAGCCAGCCGAAGACCCCTCTTGCGAGGCGATCGCTAAACCCCACGACAAATGACAGGAGCAAAATTGCTTCATCGGTCATTTGCAGTGGGGTCTCTGGTTGTAAGGGGATGAGTAACGACAACAGGGTCTGGAGGATAAAATAACAGGCTCCCCCCAAGACCACCCCTTGAATCGGGCGTAGGAGCATCCATTGGCTCATCTCCCCTAAGCGGCGGAAGGGAGCATAGAGACAGCGAGCGACAATGGCACTCAGGCTCCCGAATAAACTCCAGACCAATACAGGCCAGGGTAGGCCAATTAGGGGGAGTGTCTGCTGACTCACCCCTTGCACCACAACGCCGTGACTCCAAAAGATGACAAATAACACCACTAAGGCCATGACGCTCACACCATAGAGCATCGAGAACGTCAGAACAGCGGCGGGGACGGTGCGATCGCGCCGTACCAAGCCCTCAATCAGCCGCTGACGCCGTTCAATATCCAGGAGGGTCCCCAGCAGTGCCTGGGCCTCAGAACTCAACACATCGACCTCACTGCGATGGAGATTAGAAGGGAGTTGTTCCATAAGGCTGGCCATGGCCCCGCGTTGCATTTGCGCCTCCTGACGTAACTGGCGATCGCCCATCTCCTCAATCACCGAAGACCAGTCCCGGCGATCGGCCAACGCCGGCGGCACCCAATGCCAAAATAGATTGTCCAACTGCTCCTGTTTCTGAGCGATCGCCCTGTCGACGTCCTCCATGTTTAAGGCATCTGAATAGCTTGGCCCATCCCCTGACTCCACCGCTTCAGGGGCCGTTAAGCCTTCAACCGGGGACTCTGGCTTGAGCATCTGAGGGGTTTTTCGAAGCCTCTTCAGGGTTCCCTCCAACAGCCTCGGCTGCCGTAACGCCGCCAGCTCCACTAAGGCCACTTCCAAGGGACGGTATCGCATCTCCCAGTCTTGTAGCCGCTGCTGTAAGGGGTTCCGGCCCGACGACTCCTGGGATACAGACTCCGGGGAGGGTGACGCCGCAGCCGGGAAGCTCTCAAACTCAGAAATTTCAGTGGCTTGAGCTGGCAAGAGCCGAGATTTGGAGGAATCAGACATAATTAGGAATCCAGTTGAACTGACTTGGCGATCGCCACGAGGGGAAACCCGTTAGGATAGCGAGCCTCCCGTTTAATCCATTCCATCTCTGACGCAGGAATCGTAATTCCCGTTTTGGCCGCGATACTCTGAACAATCCCCACTCGGTCGAGCACCCCCGCCACGGCACTAGCCGGGGTGAGAATCGTTAACTCCCGTAACTGCGATCGCTCCAACAGCAAAATCGCCTCAACTAGCGTCGCCGACTCAGGAAGGGTCACCAGTTCAGCAATGGGATGAGCAATGGTTTCCAACGCTTGATGGTCCCACTGCGATCGCTCAATACTGCGGATATCTTCAGGACGAATCGCCCCCCGATAACGGCCGTGGGAGGCAGCAAAGTAGGGATGAGTCTGGGAATGGCCCTCATAAATCTCAGAGAGGAGATAGCGATCGGCAAAGTCGCGAATTGTCATGGTTCCATCCACCACCCGAAACTCTCGCGTCATCGCCTCCGTGACGGGAGTGGTGACGAGGAGTTCTTGCAACGTCGTCACCCGACCGTAGTTGCTGGCATTTTGCAGAATAAACCAGCCAATTAAAGCGATCCATAAACCTCCCGAAAACCCAGGAAGCAACAGAAACCCAAACAAACCTAAGGCCATGGCCCCAGTTCCCAAAGCAACCCCAGATTTTGCCGCCCAACGAACGGCTTTGAAGCGATCGCCCGTCACCTGCCAAATCGCCGCTTTAAGGACTTGGCCCCCATCGAGAGGTAACCCAGGAATCAGATTAAACAGACATAAGACCAAGTTAATCCGGGCTAACTCCTCTAGTAACACCTGAGCTGGGGTGGGAAACTGTGATAAGAGGGAAACCAAGAGGGACAACAACACAAATAGGGCAAAACTGACCGCCGGCCCGGCGATCGCCACCTGAAACGCCTGTCCTGGGGTTTTCGATTCACGGTCAATCGCTGCCACTCCGCCAAAGAGAAATAGGGTAATGGAGTTGACCTTAATTCCCTGAGTTTGGGCCGTCAGACTATGGCCGAGTTCATGGAGAAGCACCGAAGCAAACAGCAGGACTGAACTGACAAACCCCGCCACGAAGGGAATCGCCCCGCCCCAATTGTAGGTCTCCTGCCACGCCACCCCTTTCGCAAAGGTAAACAGGGCTAAAATGACAAACCACGATGAATGGATATACAGGGGAATCCCAAATAACGATCCGATTCGCGCACCTGATTGCATGGCACTATCCTTTTAACCTGTTAGAGACGGCGTGGGGGGGATGAGGGCGTTGCTGGGCCATCTTTGCCGGCCATGCCCCCGATGTTTCCATTGTAGCGGTTGCCCCTAATCCCGTTCAGGGGATTTCCCCCTCAACAGGTCTTAAAA harbors:
- the cdaA gene encoding diadenylate cyclase CdaA; translation: MLWRLVQQSWVIIDVGLVFLLTYTILVVVSERRTLWMVQGLVFLIVAAAIGNALNLTLLHFVLDKIAIISAVAMAVTLQSEFRQLLEQLGRGDLSGLFQSSRDSLPKSDSIVDEVVDAVKELSQNRTGAIIVMETRQPIDERDFSVPGVKLNAEVSKELLQTIFQTSTLLHDGAVLIRASRIISAGAILPLSERKASRQLGTRHRAAMGITERVKNCVCVVVSEETGSISLAERGALNRPLTSSKLKELLETYFSTKGDGEVVAPNWRNLTRQLSYKGGSAISRFFRLASSAPKDKQ
- the lysA gene encoding diaminopimelate decarboxylase; the protein is MVSTPSLETPLSGRTFLETAIASNSPNQSLVPLTTRLGKNDALEIGGCDVPTLVRRFGSPLYILDETTLRMACRQYREAFARYYEGDSLVLFASKAWSCLAVCALVAREGLGTDVVSGGELYTALKAGVPADRIYLHGNNKSAQELNYAIESGITVVADNWQDLRLLVELMGDRPNPVRVMLRFTPGIECHTHEYIQTGHIDSKFGFDPDSLDEVLQFVAKQPSLTCIGLHAHIGSQIFELQPHHDLPDVMVSWLQRAQGYNLPVTELNVGGGLGIRYTEADDPPSIEAWVKTICDRLTRACAEANLPLPRLLCEPGRSLIGTACVTAYSIGSRKTVPGLREYITVDGGMSDNPRPITYQSLYRAVIANRMNAPATETVTVAGKHCESGDVVIADAKLPATEAGDTLVVLGTGAYNYSMSSNYNRLPRPAAVLVCEGEANLILQRETYEDLLRQDRLPERLVPNQGS
- a CDS encoding GNAT family N-acetyltransferase: MTSLVLQPLTPEQLESILHLDQVCFGGLWSQDGYQRELDSPNSILLGIQKPEQPDPLLALGCLWAILDEAHLTILAVHPDYRRRGLGQLMLWGLLWAARERQLSRATLEVNANNQAARSLYEQFGFREAGRRRGYYSNGDDALILWLSGLQNSNFLQKLEQWDRHIQHRMATWGGKILKPC
- a CDS encoding ATP-dependent Clp protease ATP-binding subunit, coding for MFERFTEKAIKVIMLAQEEARRLGHNFVGTEQILLGLIGEGTGVAAKVLKSMGVNLKDARIEVEKIIGRGSGFVAVEIPFTPRAKRVLELSLEEARQLGHNYIGTEHLLLGLIREGEGVAARVLENLGVDLSKVRTQVIRMLGETAEVAAGSSGGRTKTPTLDEFGSNLTQLAGEGKLDPVVGRQKEIERVIQILGRRTKNNPVLIGEPGVGKTAIAEGLAQRICTNDIPDILEEKRVVTLDIGLLVAGTKYRGEFEERLKKIMDEIRQASNVILVIDEVHTLIGAGAAEGAIDAANILKPALARGELQCIGATTLDEYRKHIERDAALERRFQPVMVGEPTVDETIEILYGLRERYEQHHKLKIDDLALEAAAKLSDRYISDRYLPDKAIDLIDEAGSRVRLLESQLPPAAKELDKELRQVLKDKDDAVRSQDFDKAGGLRDREMEIKAEIKAIAQSRKNENTNNSEDSPTVGEEDIAHIVASWTGVPVNKLTESESEKLLHMEGTLHQRLIGQDEAVRAVSRAIRRARVGLKNPNRPIASFIFSGPTGVGKTELTKALASYFFGSEEAMIRLDMSEYMERHTVSKLIGSPPGYVGYNEGGQLTEAVRRRPYTVILFDEIEKAHPDVFNMLLQILEDGRLTDAKGRTVDFKNTLIILTSNIGSKVIEKGGGSLGFEFDDDKTEAQYNRIRNLVNEELKQYFRPEFLNRLDEIIVFRQLTKEEVKEIGDILLKEVFARLLEQGIDLKVTEKFKDRLVEEGYNPSYGARPLRRAIMRLLEDSLAEEILSGRIQDGDGALVDVDDEGKVVIKSQEPQEPQEDLLVSAD
- a CDS encoding rhodanese-like domain-containing protein codes for the protein MTSTPSTNPTDRLQAVDPGSVRMQLEAGEIRLIDVREPSEHAGENIAGSQLIPLSNFNPEDIPSDRPFVLHCQTGTRSAQAAQKLFAAGVERVSHLDGGLNAWKQAGYPTVVNKNAPISIMRQVQIVAGSLVLIGTLLGAFVAPGFLFLSGFVGAGLLFAGISNTCMMARLLAKLPYNQRF
- a CDS encoding site-2 protease family protein, with protein sequence MQSGARIGSLFGIPLYIHSSWFVILALFTFAKGVAWQETYNWGGAIPFVAGFVSSVLLFASVLLHELGHSLTAQTQGIKVNSITLFLFGGVAAIDRESKTPGQAFQVAIAGPAVSFALFVLLSLLVSLLSQFPTPAQVLLEELARINLVLCLFNLIPGLPLDGGQVLKAAIWQVTGDRFKAVRWAAKSGVALGTGAMALGLFGFLLLPGFSGGLWIALIGWFILQNASNYGRVTTLQELLVTTPVTEAMTREFRVVDGTMTIRDFADRYLLSEIYEGHSQTHPYFAASHGRYRGAIRPEDIRSIERSQWDHQALETIAHPIAELVTLPESATLVEAILLLERSQLRELTILTPASAVAGVLDRVGIVQSIAAKTGITIPASEMEWIKREARYPNGFPLVAIAKSVQLDS